One Glycine max cultivar Williams 82 chromosome 1, Glycine_max_v4.0, whole genome shotgun sequence genomic window, TTAATTAGAAACCTTGTCGTCTCTTGTGCAAGAAAATTTGTACCATTGTTCCACTAAGGAAGGATGataaaaaatttctcattttgtAATGCATTATAAATTTCATGCTTAATTGTGCACACATCATGCATGTAAGATAAGCACCTAAACACTTGGAGAACCATGTCACTTAATACTCCATCAAGCGTACCATACTACTAGATGTGGAACTTAAGCACACCAACCATGACTTtgaatattaaattgaaaacttcaaaaatcTCACTAAAGAAATACCATTCATATCAACACAAAGACATGTTAACAATTACCAGATATTCTCAATACAAATAACCAATAGAGAATAAAACGACAGCACTAAAAGAAATTAactctagaaaaaaaaacaaaaaaaatccttattgGGTAAAGCACAAGTAATTTCTACTGCTAcattacacattttttcaaatattatgtGAAGGTTcatcaatatatataaacattgaGTAGTATGGATTTAAGAAGAGTTCTCATTATTTTTCCTACAAGACTACTGAAgagtttcattttcttcttgataATTTCTCACAATAAAAGCCATCATTCTTCATCATTTTGGGTTTTGTTCATTTGACAAATATCTGCTGTTCAATCCAATTCACttagaaataaaatgataacaaaaaaCTACATTACCTTACCTTTTGATACACTTCTTATTGCCAATCAATATGAGGTAGGGGAAGTTGCCTTGACTGCATTGGAGGCATAGCtttcttatgtctttttctaTTTATGAAGTTTATAATATGGTTCTCATATGAACCTAGTTTCTCTATTTATGAAGTTTATAATATGGTTCTCATATGAACCTAGTTTCTCCATGAAATTGGGTGAGATGTTGCTCTTAGAAACCTGAAGGAATGCTATAATACGTTCCAGCATTTTAAATACATTCATCTTTTCAAGTTGATCTAACTTTGGTTGTGTTGGAAGGGAATTGTGCTGATAAAGGAAAGATACAGGGTTAaacatagtaaaaataatttacgaggaaaaaacaacaataaaggaCTCCCTTTGAGGAAAGGTGATGACCTGATATAGGGCTTAGAACATGCTACAATCTCTAGAGTTTGCAAGAATAACAATAATGGAAAAAGATTATTTATCAATAGCAGTTATTAAAAATTGTCTGACAAATCATACCTGTTAAAGTTGGGTAGCAATCTTTTGGTACATTTCATTCAACTCTGGCAAGTAACTTTCTTTCATAGATTTAATCTGCCAGAAACAAATAATCAATGCATTAGAAACCTTGCAATCTCCTACCAGTGCAGGAATTTTGAGCAATTTTCTCCACTATTTATTCGCAATATTATACTGGATTTGACATTGATAGCTATGTTTACCGTTGTTACAACTGAGTCCGaggataaaaagataataattaaaaaaaatgattcttatggaaaaccaaaaaataaaaatttgttttggttAAAGCACTTCCTGCCGcacacatttaatttaataaggaaaaaaattataagaaaataacataTTACATGTTGATACACTTGTTCTTGCCAATCACCCCCACTTGACTGTCCGGTCTGTGCAGTTGAATCCAGAGGAGAAGCTACAAAAGATATTTCATAGACACATGAGAATTCggccaaaataaataagatgatAATCAAAACAATGCCACAAACAAAGACAAAAGAATGCTGAATTCttgttgtattttcattttatttgcaaTTGTTTGACAAGAACTCTGATCAGGGATATCCTGatccggaaaaaaaaaaactcatcaaATCACTGAGATTATGCAATTGTCTGGGTTTTGCATTTCACCTGCTGACAaaccaagaaattaaaaaaattcaaaattaacctGACATGTTGCAGAAACCTAGTATCTGCTAAAATACAATGTCCTTGTTGAGACTGCGTTCAGTTCTGTTTGTTGTTCTTCCCTTGAGGCAGTACTCATGTTCTTTCCTTGTCCCCTACACAGCTAGACCTATAGACTTTTGCTGCCATTGCCCGTGATTTCAGCTATAGACATTGgtttatgaagaaattttttatctcATGTAGTCATATTCTAGTTTAGGATaggaaattaatttgtttatgtaaAATAGGATAAACTTAGGGATATTTGTGTGTAAACTGTGAGTCGGAGAACACAACATATGCTTGTTTATATAGACTGATAGTAATAATCACACATAATTAGAGGAGTTAAGTTTCTCCTAAATGGGATATGTTTCCTAcatattaaaattgtttctgCCTTCTCCTGAATCAAGGGGCCAGTATTACTGCCCATAGTATCACCTAAATCTCCAACCACGACAATCGCTGTCTTAGCAAACAACATCATCCCTCGAAGGACAAGAGGaaccaataaattaaaataacattaaaaaatttgaagatgaGAAATTCCCAAATAGGCAGAATTAGAATTAAAGACAATTACATACAGCCCCAAAAAACACTCAgtatacaattttatttgtaattttttataactaaaaaaaagaagaaaaaaactactTTAGCTCTGCCTTCTACTGGAGGACACAACGTGTTTTAAATTAGcttttatatatacttatttttcaaGCTCAATGCTTGTTAACTAGGTTATATATGACTTTGCTTAGGAAAAAACTATGTTATGACTTTCAAATTATTaccaattttaaaatgtaaaagtaTGTATTCTTTATAAGAgttatttgtttgatttttttttttttttgggggggggggggggggggggcagtgGAATAGAAGGAGTAGAAAGAATAATGCTGaacttattttattagtttggcttgaatttattttatcagaTTTGCGCTCGAGTATTCAACTTGAAAAACTAACCTCCAGTATGAGAgaactttatattattaattaaactgaGAGAACTTTTGATCCACTTATAGTAACTATACAATATTTGAGTTCAACTTAATATTAATGTAATCAaacttttcataaatttaatattattatgatccaaaaaattattattaaattttaaactaatcgAATCAAATTAATTCACTTTTGTTAGGTTGAGTTTGATAGGCCAACCTTTTATAATCCATTTTTCTCACATATACAATTCACATGCAAACTGCAacttaaattgaaaaattaaaggaatcAAATTATCTCCCTCTACCAAACTTGTCAATCTCACTGTCATGTATTAGGCAAACATAAAAGCAAAGACAGTGAAAGACTTTTACAGAGTTGGTCAcatatcatcttttttttttaaactagcttttacataatttaaaaaaagataaacttaAGATATTTTTTCATTCCAAACACTCAAACAGGGAGGATCATTTGTGATCGAGTATGTTTTCTGGTTTCTTTCGTCATGCTCTCAGTATTCTGTTGCTTTTTAACttgatcttggtcttcttcggACTAGTAGTACATCATCCATATGCTTAAATCATGTTTAGCTTGCCAACATATTTCAGCTTTCTTCCTAAAgctgctctttttttttctcacattcAGTTTATTGCTTACGATTTGGAATAGTGACAAGTAAAGACAAATCACAACTCCCGGTCATCCAATTCCAAGAATAGAGGTTGGTTCCTTTCTTTATAGGTAATTATATTGCCtacttcttttgttcatttattcaagatttgaagaaatttcaCTCATAAAGATGGATATATAAAGTTGTCGTTTAGATCTTTGAACTCTCATggctaattttacaaaaaattaatatattatgttaagTTTCCTAATTTAACTGGTAGCTCtctttaacaaaattttgacaaaattaatttcattcaaatGTCCAATAATAACCTTTAAGAGGCAGCAACTTCAAAATGAGGGGAATGTTCAGAAATGAAtgctcataaataaatatatttgcagGCTAGCTTTTTGTTTCTTAGTTATCAATTTGGTcttcaaattatattaaaagatttaatttgtgAAACAAATTTCAGCGGCTTTTATTTATGAACAGTGGCAAACGAGCATATTTAAGACATTAGAAATTGGGTCTTTGGGGAACCTTTAAATCCTTCTAAGATCCCTGAGTATGCCTCTAGAATTCCATTTGTCAAACAATTAGTGTATTCTGTCATATTGTCATCAGCAGCATATATATCTGCAGCGAGTTCTGCACCACTCTAaagcataggcattgcatacaACAACTACTTCTAAGACTTTTCTCCAATTGCCAAGGCTATGTCTCCAAAACTTGAAAAAATAGGAGGCTTAACAGACCTATGGAGCTGATTGCTGGACAATTCCACATGCAATTGGGTAATAATCCCATCACAATAAACCAGTACTTTCTCCTCGAAGCCTCTACATACATCACCAACCACACCCACTGTGATAGCAAATGTCCTGCACCCATTATATTAGGGACCACCTGAACCCAATACAATGATTGAAAATGTGCTGCACCTATTTTATAATTCCCTGCAGCTGCCATCCTTTCCCAATTACCCAAAAGCATCTCTCAAATAAATGTCTTGCAGAAAGACTTGCACCATACTGCCATACTTAAGGACCTTTGTTCTAGTACCATTCAAAACTTACGTTCTTCATTTCGGCTGCCATCATCCCATTGTGCATGAATTGGCAGTTTTGCTTTGGTTTATTTGAATGACACTTTTGAACATTGAATCCAATGGTAACAAATACAATTTTGTCACTTGGTATGAAAACATTCACTTCATTTACCCCGTTAATCCATCCATGTCTGTCTTAAGAATTGCTTCGTCATCTACTTTAGGCAACAAGCTTAAAGATGGTAGTGGCATGATTAGTATGTTTTGTGATTTTGTAAACAAATTGATGGGAGAAGGAGGCGACAAGGGAGGCATGCTAGAGGAGGAACTCGGGGGCAAGGTGGTGGGCATGGTGGGGGGAGGGGTGAAGTAATGACTGTTGGTGTTTAGGAAAGAAAAGAGGTTAGGAATTagattgttttataatttttaaaataaaataaagatagtaatgatttttaattaatcaccactatttaaaatttattgttttaaaatttaaaacattgacagaattaaatgttttagaaaaaaaccaaaaaaaatacaaaaacgatccgttttgttgaaaacatatcaaaatgaaactaaaataaacttAATAGAACAAAAGTGACATTAAGCTTAATTTTTATAcgaaaatgtatatatttaattatcaatttatcatcCATAATCTTACATGCCCCTGCGAACTTACTCTAGAATTACCAACAGCTGGACACACACATTGGATAAGATGTGAGGAAGTAAGGAAAATACCAACAGTGATAAATGGTATTTGAGCTTTTGTATGGGCTTACTAGTATCTTTTTAAAGTGTTTTGTGACTTTGTTTATACTTTGTGTGATATAAATAAAGGCCGTGTTTTAAATACACGAAAAAAGTGATAAGCACTTTGTctatacttttttaaattttcatttttctcaaagGAGAAGAAAGTAATAGTTCTTGCATAAAGAAGTTTCCCTATGATATAATAGTGCAGTAAGTCTTTATTTATATGCTGTAAGTAAGAACTTAATCTCTGTCTCTAGAATTCTCTACATGTTAATAGGCCAAAAAACTTGCACAAGGcttaaaaagcaaatgaaaaacaCAGATACTTAcacaaggataaaaataaaagattaaccTTATCACAAGGAATAACACACAGCTGCCATTATAAATACTCTTTTGAGCAGTTTTGAAACTATAATGAATCTAATATTACAAAGGCCCTTATACTCTTATAAATGAAAGGATGTGAAAGTGTCAATTAAATTATGTATGTGAAAGTGTCAATTCTTATGCAAACAAAGTGGCAGGATCAGGGGTACCACTAACCTTACCTTATTCTAGAGTAAGTTCACATGTAGCTCTTAAAACTAGAAGCCACTAAGGCTCTACATCACCCCGTTTCCTTCAATTCCTAAAAATTAGCTTGGAAGGTTGTGTGAGAATACCTATCATTGACTGAAAGACTAAGGCAGAGGATCATATCCTCTGCGTTCACTTGTCAATGCATTTAGTAACTTGGAACTATCAAATGAAGATtgaataattcatattttatttcgaccaattaattttaaaaaatgaaatccaaATTTCAGTTGTTCAAAATTGAACTACTGAAATttagaacaaatataaaataaattgaatgcaTGAAAATGTGATTGCACTAAATCTATTTCCCAAGACAAACAGAAGTTAGTCTGAAGTCTTGAAAATGAACTAATGTTTTTGTGTTATTGAATTACCTTACAGCCATATGTTGTATgtgtgtttcaattttttttgttacacaaCTGTAATCTTGTTGTGctattaaatatgaaattattcttAATTTGTAGGTACCGACTGTTACGGATTGGCAAAAAGTACTTGCTCCTTCACTGTTACTGCAACAAATACTGTCATATTGCTCATCTTCAGAGGTATGTATGCCATTCTTAAATTGCTGTGGTtaactattatatttttgcCCCTGATGTAAGTATTGTTTATTATTACATTCTACCTCATTGAGTGAGCCATAGTTCCCCGTTTGAGCttcaatacaacgattaatacggatagtttggattaattgttgtattgaatcttgaattgtccgtttggacagtttgggaagacaatttttttttacttcattttgaCTTACAAGTCAAgtatgttgtgttatttttgaTTATATTTCGGTCACTGCATCTTGCTTTGTTCTCTGGGTGCATACATGAGCGATGTCAATTGATGTCACCGCTTtgatgtcgtgtacttggagaccaaagcgaaatgctgccgaaatttagtcaaatttaacATAACCGTCTTAACTTGTTTGTTTGAATGAAGTAAAAAACTGTCTTCTCGAATGGGGTAGGGTCACacctttttacaataaaaaagagAGGTCCGCATGCATATCAGATAATGAACCTCGTTTGACAGTACACCAAATATGGATCGGAGTTGGATGAAAAGACCACGCATAACTGAAGAGTACGAGAATGGGGTTGAAGATTTCTTGCAATTTGCCAAACAAAATGCTCCAGACTTTCGTGGGGTATACTTCTGTCCATGTGTGAAATGTTTGAATGGTCGACGAAAATCTTTGGATGACATTAGAACCCATCTGATATGTGATGGTATCTGTCCTACTTATACAagatggatatggcatggtgagttATCAGAAATGTCATCAACCCCTGGAAATGTTGGATTTCATGAAGAAGTTGGTGATCGTATAGAAGACATGCTACGCGATCTTGGACAAGAGGGTTTTAGGCAAACACATGCACCATATTATGAAAAGTTAGATAATGATTCAAAGACACCGTTGTATGTCGGATGCACTAAGTATACACGGTTGTCAGGGGTGTTAGCTTTGGTGAATTTGAAAGcaagatttgggtggagtgacaaaagcttcaacGAATTACTGTTGTTATTGAAGAATATGCTTCCTGAAGATAACACGCTACCGAAGAATCATTACGAGGCAAAGAAGATATTATGTCCTGTTGGAATGGAATACCAAAAAATACATGCTTGCCCTAACGATTGTATCTTGTATAGGCATGAGTATGCTGAACTGCGCAACTGCCCTACATGTGGCGTGTCACGCTACAAAGTGAATTCCAACGATTGCGGTGAAGATGCAACCACATACAAAGATCGTCCATCCAAAGTTTGTTGGTATCTTCCagtaataccaaggtttaagcgattgTTTGCTAATGCAGAAGACGCGAAAAATCTAACATGGCATGCTGATGGCAGGATCAAAGATGGATTGCTCCGTCATCCTACTGATTCTCCTCAATGGAAAACAATTGATCAGCTGTATCCGGAGTTTAGCCAAGATCCCAGAAACCTAAGGGTTGGTCTTGCTtcggatggaatgaatccatttgGAAACTTGAGCTGCAATCATAGTTCGTGGCCTGTTTTGCTAATAATCTACAACctccctccttggttgtgcatcaaGCGAAAGTACATTATGATGTCTATGATGATAGCCGGTccaagacaaccaggaaatgacattgatgtgtaTCTTgctcccttgattgaagacctcAGAAAATTGTGGGTAGAAGGGGTTGATTTGTATGATGGGAATGCTCATGAGACCTTCAAGTTGCGTGCCTTgatattttgtaccattaatgactttccagcatatggtaATTTGAGTGGATATAGTGTGAAAGGCCACCATGCATGTCCCATATGTGAGAAAGAAACAAGTTACATCCAATTAAAGCATGGCAAAAAGACAGTGTATACAAGACACCGAAgatttttaaaaccttttcaCCCATATAGGCGAATGAAGAAAGCCTTTAATGGGACATCTGAGATTGACAGTGCACCGATTCCTTTGTCAGGTGTTGAAGTTCTTGATCGGGTGAACAACATTGCCGTTATCTATgggaagacacaaaaaaaggaTGGCTCGACAAACAAaatttggaagaaaaggtccATCTTTTTTTATCTGCCTTACTGGTGC contains:
- the LOC100812270 gene encoding uncharacterized protein; translation: MDRSWMKRPRITEEYENGVEDFLQFAKQNAPDFRGVYFCPCVKCLNGRRKSLDDIRTHLICDGICPTYTRWIWHGELSEMSSTPGNVGFHEEVGDRIEDMLRDLGQEGFRQTHAPYYEKLDNDSKTPLYVGCTKYTRLSGVLALVNLKARFGWSDKSFNELLLLLKNMLPEDNTLPKNHYEAKKILCPVGMEYQKIHACPNDCILYRHEYAELRNCPTCGVSRYKVNSNDCGEDATTYKDRPSKVCWYLPVIPRFKRLFANAEDAKNLTWHADGRIKDGLLRHPTDSPQWKTIDQLYPEFSQDPRNLRVGLASDGMNPFGNLSCNHSSWPVLLIIYNLPPWLCIKRKYIMMSMMIAGPRQPGNDIDVYLAPLIEDLRKLWVEGVDLYDGNAHETFKLRALIFCTINDFPAYGNLSGYSVKGHHACPICEKETSYIQLKHGKKTVYTRHRRFLKPFHPYRRMKKAFNGTSEIDSAPIPLSGVEVLDRVNNIAVIYGKTQKKDGSTNKIWKKRSIFFYLPYWCNLHVKHCLDVMHVEKNVCDSLIGTLFNIKGKTKDGLKCRQDLAEMGIRQQLHPVSKGLRTYLPPACHTMSTSEKKSFCHCLKNLKVPQGYSSNIKSLVSLTEMKLVGLKSHDCHVLMQQLLPVAIRGILPDKVRVAITRLCFFFNAICSKVIDPKQLDELENEASIIICQLEMYFPPAFFDIMVHLIVHLVREIRLCGPVYLRWMYPVERYMKVLKSYTKNQYRPEASIVERYVAEETIEFCSDYIENASPVGLPLSRHESSHQGRGTRGFNVVTMDRQQLSQAHLYVLNNTAEVIPYIDAHKEYVTACNPSMNMMRVLQEHNKSFVNWFRKTIFASDSASKTLSLLAVGPNLNVLTWKGYDINNYSFYTKSQDDNSTVQNCGVTIDAHSEHFSSALDNHPIRASMPYYGLIKEIWELDYGEFRVPVFKCQWVNGNAGVRQDKMGFTLVDLQKIGYKDEPFILAAQARQVFYVEDPSDARWSVVL